CAGCCCAAACATCTGTCGGACAAAAAAACTCCTAAAGAAATTCCGCTCCCCGCCGATTCTCACAGCAAGACCAATGATGCAGCCCAAGAGCTGCTCGAATCCCAAGGCAAGGAAGCCGATACCCTTTCAAGGAGGAATTTTTTATGTCGCTCGTTATCAATCACAACCTGATGGCCATGAACGCGGCTCGCAACCTGTCCAGCTCGTACAGCAGCCTGGCAACATCCACGCAGCGTTTGTCCTCGGGCCTGCGCGTCAACAACGCCGCCGACGACGCCGCCGGTCTGGCCATTCGCGAGCTCATGCGCGCCGATATCTCCACCCTGAACCAGGGCGTGCGCAACGCCAACGACGCCATCTCCCTGATTCAGACCGCCGATGGAGCGCTGGGTGTCATCGACGAAAAGCTGATCCGCATGAAGGAACTGGCCGAACAGGCCGCCACCGGCACCTA
This region of Deltaproteobacteria bacterium genomic DNA includes:
- a CDS encoding flagellin, with amino-acid sequence MSLVINHNLMAMNAARNLSSSYSSLATSTQRLSSGLRVNNAADDAAGLAIRELMRADISTLNQGVRNANDAISLIQTADGALGVIDEKLIRMKELAEQAATGTYTSDQRMIIDSEYQAMASEITRIANATDFNGIYLLNGNL